In Lacrimispora indolis DSM 755, a genomic segment contains:
- a CDS encoding superoxide dismutase, with amino-acid sequence MNEHYPFVNLPLPYPYDALEPYIDTQTMYLHHDRLQQRYVANLNAILRDYPQLQNMTLEELLSNPESLPEEARQGIINNGGGVYNHIIYFAGMTNSMTRSQAETLFPAIVESFGTVEQFFDEFKRYAMSVFGSGYAWLVVDPNGTLSFVTTPNQNSPISNGLCVIAGIDVWEHAYFLKRFNDRAAYIEDWFHVVSWEAADERYKLCINAES; translated from the coding sequence ATGAATGAACATTATCCTTTTGTAAACCTGCCTCTGCCGTATCCATACGATGCACTGGAACCCTACATAGACACACAAACCATGTATTTACATCACGACAGACTTCAGCAGCGGTATGTAGCAAACCTTAACGCGATCCTAAGAGATTATCCTCAGCTGCAAAACATGACTTTGGAAGAGCTGCTCTCAAACCCGGAAAGCCTTCCCGAAGAGGCCCGTCAGGGCATCATAAATAATGGAGGCGGGGTTTATAACCACATCATTTATTTCGCCGGAATGACCAATTCCATGACACGGTCCCAGGCCGAAACATTGTTTCCTGCCATCGTGGAAAGCTTTGGAACGGTGGAACAGTTTTTTGATGAATTCAAAAGATACGCCATGTCTGTATTCGGATCCGGATATGCATGGCTGGTTGTGGATCCCAACGGCACGTTAAGTTTCGTAACAACACCAAATCAGAATTCCCCTATCTCAAACGGTCTTTGCGTAATTGCCGGCATCGATGTCTGGGAGCATGCCTATTTTTTAAAGCGTTTTAATGACCGGGCCGCATACATAGAAGACTGGTTCCACGTGGTAAGCTGGGAAGCAGCGGACGAACGTTACAAGCTGTGCATCAACGCTGAATCTTAA